TTAGGGAGAGTTCAGAGTCCCTTTTCTACCCCTCCTTTTCCAAATCTTCAGGTGTCTCCATTAGGCCTAGTCCCCAAAAAGGAGCCAAATGAATTCCGCGTAATACATCATTTATCTTACCCAGAGGGGTCATCTATTAATGATGGTATTGATCCTAAAGAGGCTACGGTCTCTTACCAAACCATTGGCAATGCCATACAGCTCACTAAAAGATTCGGTAAAGGGGCTTTACTAGCCAAAACGGATATAGAATCTGCATTTAGACTCATTCCTATTCGCCCACAAGATTATGAATTATTGGGTTTCAAAATAGATgaccagttttactatgataaagTTCTGCCTATGGGATGTTCCATCTCCTGTCGTCTCTTTGAGGCTTTTAGTACAGCCGTACATTGGATTGctgaaaataaatttcaggTTTCTGGGATCGTTCATATCTTAGATGACTTTTTATTTGTAGCGCCACCCTTTAGCTCAAAATCCCAAAGAGACCTAGAtcagtttcttcaattttgtcaGTTGTCTAAAATACCAATCGAACAAAGTAAAACAGTGAACCCATGTACAACACTAACGTTTTTAGGTATAGAACTAGATAGTGACTTGATGGTAGCGAGACTCCCTATGGATAAGGTTTTTAAAGCTAGAGATTTATTAGCAACATTTTTAAGTCGTAAGAAAGTCACTCTTCGTGAGTTACAATCTCTTATTGGCTTGCTAAACTTTGCTTGTAAGGTTATATCACCGGGTCGTATTTTTTTACGTCGTCTAATTAATTTAACATGTGGAGTTCAACAACCTCATCATTATGTTAGATCAACGCGACAGGCCAAAGCTGATCTCAGAACATGGCAGGTTTTCTTAAATTCCTTCAATGGGGTTTCGATGTTCTTGGCTGACAGATGGGTGTTGGCATCAACACTTCATTTTTTTACCGATGCCAGCAATCTAGGTTTCGGTGCTACATTCAACAACGCTTGGTGTTTCGGTTCCTGGCCAAAAGAATTTTTATTGTATCATATTACAATAAAA
The DNA window shown above is from Argopecten irradians isolate NY chromosome 8, Ai_NY, whole genome shotgun sequence and carries:
- the LOC138329058 gene encoding uncharacterized protein, with translation MPIRKPKTNPINNDSSLPTPICVPVFLSYLEGYPKDKYLFLETGFKDGFTLQYQSAREFRISDNLKSALDHPLILRQKIDKEIQLGRVQSPFSTPPFPNLQVSPLGLVPKKEPNEFRVIHHLSYPEGSSINDGIDPKEATVSYQTIGNAIQLTKRFGKGALLAKTDIESAFRLIPIRPQDYELLGFKIDDQFYYDKVLPMGCSISCRLFEAFSTAVHWIAENKFQVSGIVHILDDFLFVAPPFSSKSQRDLDQFLQFCQLSKIPIEQSKTVNPCTTLTFLGIELDSDLMVARLPMDKVFKARDLLATFLSRKKVTLRELQSLIGLLNFACKVISPGRIFLRRLINLTCGVQQPHHYVRSTRQAKADLRTWQVFLNSFNGVSMFLADRWVLASTLHFFTDASNLGFGATFNNAWCFGSWPKEFLLYHITIKEFFAIVLAIEIWGPALKNQCVILHCDNMANMAVVEIINKQTSRDSTLMKLTRRFVVASLRDNILFKAQHIPGKHNILADHLSRLQVDLFRQQAPRMARHPTPVPDRLMVI